Proteins encoded together in one Chryseobacterium sp. G0201 window:
- a CDS encoding MauE/DoxX family redox-associated membrane protein, translated as MKTFRTRFIEFVSYFFILLFCYASISKMMDFENFQIQIAQSPLLSAFSNVMSYGVLVIELAICILLIFERSRKIGLYSSFVLMVSFTVYIYMILNYSEFIPCSCGGILEKMDWKTHLIFNIATVIIAAFAVILYSDSKRQEIFKSVSLLLVLSIVSCSAIILMYRQSEFMIKKENNFTRRFLQHPITEEKRSNLQINSYYFAGISKDSVYLGNYTAPFLLTSTDLNFKATKENRVLPDRYNFDFKRVQLKVNAQNYYLYDGSVPVIYQGILGNHQAKTLSLGQAYFSQLVNISKDAFAISTYFKDSEKQTLGLLNPLQKNPLNLKSGILGKTNDGIFDTDGQLHFDPLTQIAVYVHYYKNQLLIMDDHLTVKAKYKTIDTISIPQIKVSELSDGKKKMSKPPLKVNKKAFVYAGLLFIESNLIGKFEDRDRWKNSFIIDVYSTVKQGYIGSFYLPNPKKEKKVQFHITDQHLYVLTGNEIIKYRFAQNITQHFIAGEAENLNQE; from the coding sequence ATGAAAACCTTCAGAACAAGATTTATAGAATTTGTCAGCTATTTTTTCATATTGCTCTTCTGCTATGCAAGTATCAGTAAAATGATGGATTTTGAAAATTTTCAGATTCAGATTGCACAATCTCCCCTATTGAGTGCATTTTCAAATGTCATGTCTTACGGAGTTCTAGTCATTGAACTTGCAATATGTATTTTATTGATCTTTGAGAGATCCAGAAAAATCGGATTATACAGTTCTTTTGTTCTGATGGTTTCATTCACTGTATATATCTACATGATACTGAACTATAGCGAGTTTATTCCTTGCTCTTGTGGTGGAATCTTAGAAAAAATGGATTGGAAAACCCATCTGATCTTTAATATTGCCACTGTTATCATAGCTGCTTTTGCAGTTATTTTATATTCAGATTCTAAACGACAGGAGATTTTTAAATCTGTGAGTCTGCTGCTCGTCTTATCAATAGTAAGTTGTTCAGCAATTATTCTGATGTACAGACAATCAGAATTTATGATCAAAAAGGAAAATAATTTTACACGAAGGTTTTTACAGCATCCGATAACAGAAGAAAAACGGTCCAATCTTCAGATCAACTCCTATTACTTTGCGGGCATTTCAAAAGATTCAGTATATCTGGGGAACTATACCGCTCCATTTCTACTGACATCAACTGATTTGAATTTTAAAGCAACGAAAGAAAACAGGGTATTACCGGATCGTTACAACTTTGATTTTAAAAGAGTACAGCTGAAAGTGAATGCCCAGAATTATTATCTGTATGACGGAAGTGTTCCTGTAATCTATCAGGGAATCTTGGGAAATCATCAAGCAAAGACCTTGAGCTTAGGACAGGCGTACTTTAGCCAATTGGTGAATATCAGTAAAGATGCCTTTGCAATCAGCACTTATTTCAAAGATTCAGAAAAGCAGACTTTAGGATTGTTGAATCCTTTGCAGAAAAATCCTCTGAATCTGAAATCGGGAATTCTTGGAAAAACCAATGACGGAATCTTTGATACTGATGGACAACTACATTTTGACCCGCTCACTCAGATTGCTGTTTATGTACACTATTACAAAAACCAGCTCTTGATAATGGATGACCATCTTACCGTCAAAGCGAAGTATAAAACCATTGATACGATAAGCATTCCGCAGATTAAGGTTTCTGAACTTTCGGACGGAAAAAAGAAGATGAGCAAACCCCCATTGAAAGTCAATAAAAAAGCATTTGTATATGCAGGTCTGCTATTCATAGAATCAAATCTCATAGGAAAATTTGAAGACAGGGACCGATGGAAAAATTCTTTTATTATTGATGTTTATTCAACTGTAAAACAAGGATATATCGGAAGTTTTTATCTACCAAATCCCAAAAAGGAAAAAAAGGTACAGTTTCATATTACAGATCAGCATCTTTATGTATTAACAGGAAATGAAATCATTAAATATCGTTTTGCGCAGAACATCACTCAACATTTCATTGCAGGGGAAGCCGAAAACCTGAACCAAGAGTAG
- a CDS encoding single-stranded DNA-binding protein produces the protein MNIVGRITKNAEINHLKNDKQVVNFSVAINDSYKTKQGERREQTTYYNCSYWLSPNVAKILSKGTLVELTGRVSSNAWIGKDGEIKSGLNFHTSNIKVHGGGKKSDTEEQPASQPQKSNAFAEDTDDDLPF, from the coding sequence ATGAACATCGTAGGCAGAATTACAAAAAACGCAGAAATCAACCATTTAAAAAACGACAAGCAGGTCGTTAATTTTTCAGTAGCAATCAATGACAGCTACAAGACTAAGCAAGGCGAACGAAGAGAGCAGACCACCTATTACAATTGCTCTTATTGGCTAAGTCCCAATGTAGCTAAAATATTATCCAAAGGAACTTTGGTTGAGCTGACAGGCAGGGTAAGTTCCAATGCGTGGATTGGAAAAGATGGAGAAATAAAATCGGGACTGAATTTCCATACTTCAAACATCAAAGTACACGGAGGTGGAAAAAAGTCTGACACAGAAGAACAACCAGCTTCACAGCCACAGAAGTCAAATGCTTTTGCGGAAGATACGGACGATGATTTACCATTCTAA
- a CDS encoding helix-turn-helix domain-containing protein, whose amino-acid sequence MAISIITKEDLQQFKIELLEGIEILLKGKTTEQKLWLRSSEVKKLLNISSGTLQNLRINGTLSYSKIGGSLYYNYKDIQKLLADKKQ is encoded by the coding sequence ATGGCAATATCTATTATCACCAAAGAAGACCTTCAGCAATTCAAAATTGAACTATTGGAAGGCATTGAAATATTACTCAAGGGTAAGACGACCGAGCAAAAATTATGGCTTCGGAGTTCTGAGGTCAAGAAGCTTCTTAACATATCTTCAGGAACCTTACAAAATCTGAGGATCAATGGAACATTATCGTACAGCAAGATAGGAGGCTCCTTGTATTACAATTATAAAGACATCCAAAAATTACTCGCGGATAAAAAACAATAA
- a CDS encoding alpha/beta hydrolase family protein, translating into MMNRNWKNMMKNRENILESNKTVNTIQKILLLLIVFTFLLLPLPLNGQHDLKKLEALAEKAEVPDFLKMSDDGKWVSWLMKYESKSPMYILQNVHDKTQKFERKSIRTSFFMGSEKFAFLSGEQLELINLIDQTIETKDHVKTIDQMKPQSLFLIHYDEHQNNRLEVYGKNGRKIHELENVIRYSTVDEELIVFQKNDQNETDVLRVDTKNKKIIARAFDEVLKVWKGTATEGGYTVFGKDKHEYTLKHCVDGLQIPRNLDLMRSKNYHYVNLDYSSDPDALFIKLIRKIPKEKKLLEFWYGVEKDLTHHIKDMQVEENFLWYPQTGKVIPMDSMFHTEIAIGNSGNFLKIKKDQSFVDKKDDFFMPKRDSLFVWNSRSNEHRFLCVIDERLYVSPDRKWVLTADNNGWNLVNTFTLKTKKQISDPEASPYFKGTELITWVKGNNVWQQNILNGKLERKVTLDGDNVEIINSQHQKITEGLPREIISVPDNNYLFRISKGDLLKSYVEWDHRTIKKIIAETTDKIRNFTYTDNHSNFVWTKENYNEAPSIVFKQKRKKDHIVFTSNAHDKTAEKIRKIQLFYKGATEESLTATLFLPHDYDPGKKYPVVLNIYEKQQKGTSAFLLPTLKNGRGFNARLLLESGYMVLIPDITYADKGSGLSALESIHNVLDELVKIEQVDAGRIALTGQSFGGYQTNFIATHSDRFATFISGASVSDIVHTPFSFNYDFGSPDYWRYEYGQMRMGGSFVENKQKYMDNNPLYFASEVKAPILLWTGEKDSNVDREETRSLFVALRKYRKPVIALFYQEEGHSLLQQIAQKDLSVRMLEWLDYFLKGKNGVEWIDKQMKGAL; encoded by the coding sequence ATGATGAATAGAAATTGGAAAAATATGATGAAGAACAGGGAAAACATACTTGAAAGTAATAAGACAGTAAATACGATTCAAAAAATATTGTTGCTCCTCATTGTGTTTACTTTTCTATTGTTACCACTACCACTCAACGGGCAACATGATTTGAAAAAATTGGAAGCATTGGCAGAAAAAGCTGAAGTTCCTGATTTTCTGAAAATGTCTGATGACGGAAAATGGGTAAGCTGGCTGATGAAATATGAAAGTAAATCGCCGATGTACATTTTACAAAATGTACATGATAAGACTCAAAAGTTTGAACGAAAATCAATCAGGACTTCATTTTTTATGGGTAGTGAAAAATTCGCTTTTTTGAGTGGTGAGCAATTAGAACTAATTAATCTAATAGATCAAACTATTGAAACAAAAGATCATGTAAAGACGATTGATCAGATGAAACCGCAATCTTTATTTTTGATTCATTATGATGAGCATCAAAATAACAGACTGGAAGTTTACGGTAAAAACGGCAGAAAGATTCATGAGTTAGAAAATGTTATTAGATATAGCACTGTTGATGAAGAACTCATTGTTTTTCAGAAAAATGATCAAAATGAGACTGACGTTTTGAGGGTTGATACAAAAAATAAAAAGATCATAGCCCGCGCGTTCGATGAAGTCTTGAAAGTATGGAAAGGCACTGCTACGGAAGGAGGATATACCGTCTTTGGTAAAGACAAGCATGAATATACATTGAAGCATTGTGTTGATGGTTTACAGATTCCTCGAAACCTTGATTTGATGCGGAGTAAAAATTACCATTACGTAAATCTTGACTATTCATCAGATCCTGATGCATTATTTATCAAGCTAATCAGAAAGATTCCGAAAGAAAAAAAACTTTTAGAGTTTTGGTACGGCGTTGAAAAAGATCTCACTCATCATATTAAAGATATGCAGGTTGAAGAAAATTTTTTGTGGTATCCCCAAACAGGTAAAGTAATTCCGATGGATTCGATGTTTCATACAGAAATAGCGATTGGAAATTCCGGTAATTTTTTGAAGATAAAGAAAGACCAATCATTTGTAGATAAGAAAGATGATTTTTTCATGCCCAAAAGAGATTCCTTGTTTGTATGGAATTCAAGATCAAATGAACATCGTTTTCTTTGCGTGATTGATGAAAGACTGTATGTTTCACCTGATAGAAAATGGGTTCTTACGGCTGATAATAATGGCTGGAATCTTGTAAACACATTTACCCTGAAAACTAAAAAACAAATATCAGATCCTGAAGCTTCGCCATACTTTAAAGGAACTGAGCTTATTACCTGGGTAAAAGGTAATAATGTATGGCAACAAAATATTTTGAACGGCAAACTGGAGAGGAAAGTAACTTTAGATGGTGACAATGTTGAAATTATCAACAGTCAACACCAAAAGATTACGGAAGGGCTTCCTAGAGAAATTATTTCAGTGCCTGACAATAATTATTTATTTCGCATTTCAAAAGGTGATTTGTTGAAATCATATGTAGAGTGGGATCATCGTACAATAAAAAAAATTATAGCTGAAACTACAGATAAAATACGAAATTTCACCTATACAGATAATCATTCAAATTTTGTGTGGACGAAAGAAAATTACAATGAAGCGCCATCCATTGTATTTAAACAAAAACGAAAGAAAGATCATATCGTATTCACTTCCAATGCTCATGACAAAACTGCAGAAAAAATAAGAAAAATTCAGCTGTTTTACAAAGGAGCAACAGAAGAATCTTTAACTGCAACTTTATTTTTACCACATGATTATGATCCGGGTAAAAAATATCCTGTCGTACTTAATATTTACGAAAAACAGCAGAAAGGTACATCAGCCTTTTTGCTTCCGACATTAAAAAACGGGAGAGGCTTTAATGCAAGGTTGCTATTGGAATCAGGCTATATGGTGCTCATTCCGGATATTACATACGCAGATAAAGGATCAGGTCTTTCAGCACTTGAGTCTATTCATAATGTTCTGGATGAATTGGTCAAAATAGAACAAGTAGATGCAGGGCGTATTGCATTGACAGGACAGTCTTTCGGGGGATATCAGACTAACTTTATCGCAACGCACTCGGATCGTTTTGCTACATTTATTTCGGGAGCATCGGTGTCGGACATTGTTCATACTCCTTTTTCTTTCAATTACGATTTTGGAAGTCCTGACTATTGGCGGTATGAATATGGTCAAATGCGTATGGGTGGCAGCTTTGTAGAAAATAAACAAAAATACATGGATAACAATCCGTTGTATTTTGCTTCGGAGGTTAAAGCACCCATATTACTTTGGACAGGCGAAAAAGATAGTAATGTAGACCGTGAGGAAACCCGCTCATTATTTGTTGCTCTAAGAAAATACCGCAAACCTGTGATAGCATTGTTCTATCAGGAAGAAGGTCATTCGCTTCTTCAACAAATTGCACAAAAAGATTTATCTGTAAGAATGCTTGAATGGCTGGATTATTTTCTGAAAGGTAAGAATGGTGTTGAATGGATTGATAAACAAATGAAGGGTGCGTTGTAG
- a CDS encoding PRTRC system protein C — translation MLLATLLDRVFILKDNGQEIRLTDPEPKWSVEAVMNFYANTYPILTTSKISAPKIKDDAVEYQFESVVGTKG, via the coding sequence ATGTTACTCGCAACACTATTAGACAGAGTTTTTATATTAAAAGATAACGGACAGGAAATCCGCTTGACCGACCCCGAGCCAAAATGGAGTGTAGAAGCCGTAATGAATTTTTACGCCAACACATACCCGATTCTAACCACTTCAAAAATTTCAGCACCGAAAATCAAGGATGATGCCGTTGAATACCAATTTGAGAGTGTAGTTGGAACAAAAGGATAA
- a CDS encoding DUF6520 family protein, whose amino-acid sequence MKKMRKIALPLAVLLLGAGSAYATSVVKKNSLVENGYRFDPLAPVEKCIMTEKSCQADILGEVCTWSDGVNTHNLFQNAGGTSCGNPLYEIPN is encoded by the coding sequence ATGAAAAAAATGAGAAAAATCGCATTGCCCTTAGCAGTTTTGCTTTTAGGCGCAGGGAGTGCGTACGCTACAAGCGTTGTGAAAAAAAACAGTTTAGTGGAAAACGGTTATCGTTTTGATCCGTTAGCACCTGTTGAAAAATGTATTATGACGGAAAAGTCATGTCAGGCTGATATTTTAGGTGAAGTATGTACCTGGTCAGACGGAGTCAACACTCATAATCTATTCCAAAATGCAGGCGGAACCTCGTGCGGGAATCCACTGTATGAAATTCCTAACTAA
- a CDS encoding RteC domain-containing protein, with protein sequence MNGQNFKKKVDQLWKDLTTAVDQINRSENDIVIRAEEILMETDASIRQLKDLLRQYQFPDWSNEIYFFKNTKPQFVAVYIYYSKVLAIEASKPYADSQALRSYYENERSNLLYFYNEQREFISYYRRKSTYLDKKYFVRFKFDFKLKLSPELYSYDEEFSTSHDHIVSQIMANDLLEQYLTNKIDSKDSKENSIDHIKNLEWTAPKVALIELLYALHQTKCFNGGHSDLAEIFRWAENSLNIGLGNYHKTFSEIRLRKTDRTKFLSLLQHNFNQYLDDLDL encoded by the coding sequence ATGAACGGACAAAATTTTAAAAAAAAAGTGGATCAGCTTTGGAAAGATCTTACAACGGCAGTGGATCAGATCAACAGAAGTGAGAATGATATTGTGATTCGGGCAGAAGAAATTCTGATGGAAACAGACGCTTCTATAAGACAATTGAAAGACCTATTGCGCCAATATCAATTTCCGGACTGGAGTAACGAAATATATTTCTTTAAAAATACCAAACCGCAGTTCGTAGCAGTTTATATTTACTACTCCAAAGTGCTTGCCATAGAAGCCTCAAAACCCTATGCTGATTCGCAGGCGTTAAGATCGTATTATGAAAACGAGAGATCCAATCTTTTATATTTCTATAATGAGCAAAGAGAATTCATCAGTTATTATCGTCGTAAATCTACATACTTGGACAAAAAATATTTCGTTCGGTTCAAATTTGATTTTAAGTTGAAGCTCAGTCCGGAATTGTACAGTTATGATGAGGAATTTTCCACTTCCCACGACCATATTGTGTCTCAAATAATGGCAAATGATCTTCTTGAACAATATTTAACAAATAAAATTGATTCAAAAGACAGTAAAGAAAACTCTATTGACCATATTAAGAATCTGGAATGGACAGCCCCGAAAGTTGCCCTTATTGAGCTGTTGTATGCACTTCATCAAACGAAGTGTTTTAATGGAGGTCATTCAGATCTGGCGGAAATTTTCCGTTGGGCAGAAAATTCATTAAATATTGGTTTAGGGAATTATCATAAAACATTCAGCGAAATACGGTTAAGAAAAACGGATAGAACAAAATTTCTGTCATTGCTTCAGCATAATTTTAATCAGTATTTGGATGACTTAGACCTATAG
- a CDS encoding DUF3853 family protein has protein sequence MKNIDPKTPIWRLTVEEFLEVSKKINSEKKYEYGLKGLAKMLGCSISKASEIKSSGLLDDAIIQKGNIIIIDKEKALALFAQK, from the coding sequence ATGAAGAATATAGATCCCAAAACTCCGATATGGAGACTAACTGTTGAAGAATTTTTGGAGGTTTCCAAAAAAATTAATTCGGAAAAAAAATATGAATATGGATTGAAAGGTTTGGCGAAAATGCTGGGATGTTCTATTTCGAAAGCCTCAGAAATAAAATCTTCAGGACTGTTGGATGACGCCATCATTCAAAAAGGAAACATTATCATCATTGATAAGGAAAAGGCATTAGCGCTTTTCGCACAAAAATAA
- a CDS encoding PRTRC system protein E, with protein sequence MQTNFFRQIAKLNLTGDLQITLRQGTENSFVLSVLLNNEQCGDDARKTIPPLNLRGTAEDLDNGFFEHISTPLQTASGLMVDMESFMKQVEEAKKKSAMEKEKSDKEKKEKEAKDKKYGEALQKAEELEKEGKYKEAWSALPKGSEFPEYAEKIRKKQDEYEGHFAPSLFSENQPQSTEI encoded by the coding sequence ATGCAAACCAATTTTTTCAGACAGATAGCCAAACTCAATCTTACGGGAGATTTACAAATCACACTCCGACAAGGCACAGAAAACAGTTTCGTTCTTTCCGTACTGCTCAATAATGAGCAATGCGGAGACGATGCAAGGAAAACGATTCCGCCCCTTAATTTGCGTGGGACAGCAGAAGATTTGGACAATGGATTTTTTGAGCATATTTCCACTCCATTACAAACCGCATCGGGTTTAATGGTAGATATGGAAAGTTTTATGAAACAGGTCGAAGAAGCCAAGAAGAAATCGGCAATGGAAAAAGAGAAATCTGATAAGGAGAAAAAAGAAAAGGAAGCCAAAGATAAAAAGTACGGCGAAGCCTTACAGAAAGCTGAAGAACTCGAAAAGGAGGGCAAGTATAAAGAAGCGTGGTCTGCACTTCCGAAAGGTTCGGAATTTCCCGAATATGCTGAGAAAATCCGTAAAAAGCAGGATGAATACGAAGGGCATTTTGCCCCAAGTCTTTTCTCTGAAAATCAACCTCAATCAACCGAAATTTAA
- a CDS encoding PRTRC system protein B, with translation MRNTANTIKNEETDITNNFGTLYHPKSALVFYETEDYNPDGYVEHFDIDRNGNPINAHPLTVREAQRLSKTLNIQNKKDKDFLRPSGVISETILLIDTSENGKVVWYTKAQERHLLFTEKLSIPNGLANVPPLVWCANKQGMKIFALETDQRPDVDTTLLHAPFFNVYESGSVCMGTVDVNIKSSASLEEFTKKWEQYFFNSYFSHLVNSHNPIKRNLVNLWKSLIDSKEPFPTDILINSNLTLKNLL, from the coding sequence ATGAGAAATACAGCCAATACAATTAAGAACGAAGAAACCGACATAACCAATAATTTTGGAACACTCTACCATCCTAAATCAGCATTGGTCTTTTATGAGACAGAAGATTATAATCCCGATGGTTATGTTGAACATTTTGATATTGACCGCAACGGTAATCCCATCAACGCCCATCCATTGACCGTAAGGGAAGCACAGCGGTTATCGAAAACGCTTAATATCCAAAATAAGAAAGACAAAGATTTTCTAAGACCAAGTGGAGTTATTTCTGAAACTATACTTTTAATAGATACGTCGGAAAATGGAAAAGTGGTCTGGTACACAAAAGCACAGGAACGACATTTATTATTTACCGAGAAGCTTTCGATTCCAAACGGATTAGCGAATGTGCCACCTTTGGTATGGTGTGCTAATAAGCAGGGAATGAAAATATTCGCATTGGAGACAGACCAACGCCCCGATGTAGATACAACACTTTTACACGCTCCTTTCTTTAATGTTTATGAAAGCGGAAGTGTCTGTATGGGAACGGTTGATGTAAACATTAAAAGTTCCGCATCATTGGAGGAATTTACAAAGAAATGGGAACAATATTTTTTCAATTCTTATTTCAGCCATTTGGTAAACAGCCATAATCCGATTAAAAGAAACTTGGTAAACCTTTGGAAAAGCCTTATTGATTCAAAAGAGCCGTTTCCGACAGATATTCTAATCAATTCAAATCTAACTTTAAAAAATCTACTCTAA
- a CDS encoding helix-turn-helix domain-containing protein, with the protein MTQGKEIQQQSYKEISRLINSYSENDERAMVFVKMYIDKAKNDHNLKKLIRGYEEAIYYSKETSRKLSYADSAIVTAVKSNDQDQIARAYAGKGIIYYYNLRQYKKALEEYLIAFKYSKNSKDGYLKNKIIYHLGMIKSYLGYYKYAALHFEETADFFEKNAKQSLDRNIRFNNESGYFNSIYRLSTCYRNLKLYHKEDSLINIGLERLHNNSELMIEFGYFQKGRGVQLLRKGKADEALKHFKVSQDILSNNQDYASLTSVYFYIGKLYRSKGNRAESLNYFNKVDSLVNKFWFITPEIRSSYLYLIDDAKKNGNSERKIYYADQLLKADSIINADFVMLTDKIYSEYDTDNLIEEKKQMIRGHQVILYSFIGAGLVILFFLIWRFRKREKELNARYQEVLEKLNTSKETITFDVIAPASSDENSLDLYSSEIIEDIKTNLKIFEDEKQFLQQNLTLDIVAKMIGSNRTHLSYVLNVHFDVTFPTYLKALRIKYITNLLVEETIYLSYKIETLAKICGMANRQIFSAHFLEINSIRPRDFIRMRQEELKKT; encoded by the coding sequence ATGACACAAGGTAAAGAGATACAACAACAATCTTACAAGGAGATTTCCCGATTGATCAATTCCTACTCAGAGAATGACGAAAGAGCAATGGTTTTTGTCAAAATGTACATTGACAAAGCAAAAAATGACCATAACCTTAAAAAACTAATCCGAGGTTACGAAGAAGCCATCTATTACAGCAAAGAAACCAGCAGAAAATTATCATACGCTGACAGTGCCATTGTCACCGCTGTAAAATCAAACGACCAGGATCAGATCGCAAGAGCCTACGCAGGAAAAGGAATTATTTATTACTATAATCTAAGACAATATAAAAAAGCTTTAGAAGAATATTTAATAGCATTCAAATATTCAAAAAATTCAAAAGATGGTTACCTTAAAAATAAGATCATCTATCATTTGGGAATGATCAAAAGCTATTTGGGATACTATAAATATGCAGCCTTACATTTTGAAGAGACAGCTGATTTTTTTGAAAAAAATGCCAAACAGAGTTTAGATCGGAACATCAGGTTCAATAATGAATCAGGTTATTTTAACAGTATTTATCGCTTAAGCACTTGTTATAGAAATCTGAAATTATATCATAAGGAAGACTCCCTCATTAATATTGGGCTGGAAAGGCTTCATAACAACAGCGAGCTGATGATTGAGTTTGGGTACTTCCAGAAAGGAAGGGGAGTGCAGTTACTTAGAAAGGGAAAAGCAGATGAAGCATTGAAGCACTTTAAAGTGTCTCAAGATATTCTGAGCAACAATCAGGATTACGCTTCCTTGACGAGCGTCTATTTTTATATAGGGAAACTATATAGATCAAAGGGAAACAGAGCTGAATCGTTAAACTATTTTAATAAAGTTGATTCGCTGGTTAATAAATTTTGGTTTATTACCCCTGAGATCAGATCAAGTTACCTGTATCTGATCGATGATGCTAAAAAAAATGGGAATTCTGAACGGAAGATATATTACGCGGATCAGTTGTTAAAGGCCGACTCCATTATTAATGCTGACTTTGTGATGCTCACGGACAAAATTTATAGCGAGTATGATACGGACAATTTAATAGAAGAGAAGAAGCAGATGATCAGAGGTCATCAAGTTATTTTATATTCTTTCATTGGTGCGGGACTGGTAATCTTGTTTTTTTTAATTTGGAGGTTCAGGAAAAGAGAAAAGGAATTGAATGCCAGGTATCAGGAAGTGCTGGAAAAATTAAATACCTCAAAAGAAACCATTACTTTCGACGTCATAGCACCCGCTTCATCTGATGAAAACAGTTTAGACTTATACAGTTCAGAAATTATCGAGGACATCAAAACAAATCTAAAGATTTTTGAAGACGAAAAACAATTTCTTCAGCAGAATTTAACACTTGACATTGTTGCCAAAATGATAGGAAGCAACCGCACCCATTTATCGTATGTACTCAATGTACACTTTGATGTAACATTTCCAACATACCTTAAAGCTTTAAGAATCAAATATATCACCAATTTACTTGTAGAGGAAACTATATATCTTAGTTATAAAATTGAAACACTCGCCAAAATATGCGGGATGGCGAACAGGCAGATCTTCTCAGCACACTTTCTCGAGATCAACAGTATCAGGCCTAGAGATTTTATTAGAATGAGACAGGAAGAATTAAAGAAGACCTGA
- a CDS encoding toprim domain-containing protein, which translates to MNCEEVKEKLSIRTVLESFSLFPAKENRKTAFYFALDREEKIPSLSVDFVKNKAFDFGTGKSYDVISIVQQMNRCSVSDALKYLEKFDFSVQNNTQIEDADQVKNYQIIKVNEIQHPALIQYLKSRKVSEQKDLVKEIEYMLNGKKYFGIGFFNNSGGVEIRSKYSKICLGKKDVTLIKNDLNTSNEIVVFEGFFDYLTFKNLESAESSISDCLILNSTAMLFKVDDKLREYDKISLFLDNDDNGITIKQVIRKNLKNVEDCSLLYKDFKDLNEWFCATK; encoded by the coding sequence ATGAATTGCGAAGAAGTAAAAGAAAAATTGAGTATAAGAACAGTTTTGGAATCGTTCAGCCTTTTTCCTGCAAAAGAAAATCGGAAAACTGCATTTTACTTTGCGCTCGACAGGGAGGAAAAAATCCCGAGTTTGTCTGTTGATTTTGTGAAAAATAAAGCATTTGATTTTGGAACCGGGAAAAGTTATGATGTGATTTCAATCGTTCAGCAAATGAATCGATGTTCAGTTTCTGATGCTTTGAAGTATCTTGAAAAATTTGACTTCTCAGTTCAAAATAATACTCAGATTGAAGATGCTGACCAAGTCAAAAATTATCAAATCATAAAAGTAAATGAAATTCAGCACCCCGCTTTAATCCAATATTTAAAATCCCGAAAAGTTTCTGAACAGAAAGATTTGGTAAAAGAAATTGAGTATATGTTGAATGGTAAGAAATATTTTGGAATTGGGTTTTTTAATAATTCAGGAGGTGTCGAAATCCGAAGTAAATATTCAAAGATATGTTTGGGCAAAAAAGATGTCACTTTGATAAAAAATGATTTGAATACTTCTAATGAAATTGTGGTTTTTGAAGGTTTTTTTGATTATCTGACTTTTAAAAATTTGGAAAGTGCAGAAAGTTCAATTTCAGATTGTTTGATTCTCAATTCTACAGCAATGCTTTTTAAAGTCGATGATAAACTTAGAGAATATGACAAAATCTCACTTTTCCTGGATAATGATGATAATGGAATTACAATCAAACAGGTTATCAGGAAAAACCTCAAAAATGTTGAAGATTGTTCTTTGTTGTACAAAGATTTTAAGGATTTGAACGAGTGGTTTTGTGCAACAAAGTAA